The following are encoded together in the Geobacter sulfurreducens PCA genome:
- a CDS encoding NADP-dependent isocitrate dehydrogenase has product MATHKIIWTEIDEAPALATYSLLPIVQAFTKGTGVEVETRDISLAGRIIANFPENLTDAQKIPDFLTQLGELTQSPEANIIKLPNISASVPQLKEAIKELQDQGYNVPDYPEDPKNDAEKEIKERYAKVLGSAVNPVLREGNSDRRAPLSVKNFSKKNPHKLSPWSPDSKAHVAHMTGGDFYGNEKSVTVGNGGEFKIEFVDKNGKVTAFKEKLTASKGEILDGTFMSKKALCQFYAEQIEDAKNKDLLLSLHLKATMMKVSDPIMFGHAVSVFYKDVFDKHADTFKQLGVNPNMGLGDLYKKIESLPAAKRAEIEADIAAVYGKRPKLAMVDSDKGITNLHVPNDIIVDASMPVVVRDGGKMWGPDGQLHDTKAMIPDRCYATMYREIIEDCQKHGAFNPATMGSVPNVGLMAQKAEEYGSHPTTFEIPADGTVRVVTADGTVLMEHQVEAGDIWRMSRVKDIPIQDWVKLAVNRARATGAHAIFWLDKSRAHDAQVIAKVENYLKNHDTTGLEIKVLPPVEAMRYSLERIRKGLDTISVTGNVLRDYLTDLFPILELGTSAKMLSIVPLLAGGGLFETGAGGSAPKHVQQFVKEGYLRWDSLGEFSALAASLEHLGTSFKNDKALVLAETLDQAIAKFLDNNKSPARKVGQIDNRGSHFYLAMYWAEALAAQTKDAELQAKFAPIAKQLQENEAKINEELIGAQGKPVDMGGYYHPDAAKVAKAMRPSAALNAIIDAI; this is encoded by the coding sequence ATGGCAACGCACAAGATTATCTGGACGGAAATTGATGAAGCGCCCGCACTGGCAACGTACTCATTGCTCCCGATTGTTCAGGCATTTACCAAGGGAACGGGTGTAGAGGTTGAAACCAGGGATATCTCTCTTGCCGGCAGAATCATTGCCAACTTCCCGGAAAACCTGACTGACGCACAAAAAATTCCTGATTTCCTGACTCAACTGGGTGAGCTTACCCAGAGCCCTGAAGCGAATATTATTAAGCTCCCCAACATCAGTGCCTCCGTTCCCCAGCTTAAAGAGGCCATCAAGGAGTTGCAGGATCAAGGGTACAATGTTCCTGATTACCCGGAAGATCCCAAGAACGATGCGGAAAAGGAGATCAAGGAGCGCTACGCCAAGGTGTTGGGCAGCGCCGTCAACCCTGTGCTGCGTGAAGGTAACTCCGACCGGCGCGCCCCGCTTTCGGTCAAGAATTTCTCCAAGAAAAATCCCCACAAGCTGTCCCCTTGGAGTCCCGATTCCAAGGCTCATGTGGCTCACATGACCGGCGGCGATTTCTACGGTAATGAAAAATCTGTGACCGTGGGAAATGGTGGTGAATTCAAGATCGAGTTTGTTGATAAAAATGGGAAGGTGACAGCGTTCAAGGAAAAGCTGACCGCCTCCAAGGGCGAAATTCTTGATGGTACCTTCATGAGCAAGAAGGCTCTGTGCCAGTTCTATGCAGAGCAGATTGAAGATGCCAAGAATAAGGACCTGCTGCTGTCCCTGCACCTGAAGGCCACCATGATGAAGGTGTCCGATCCCATCATGTTCGGTCACGCTGTCTCTGTGTTCTACAAGGACGTGTTTGATAAGCACGCCGACACCTTTAAGCAACTGGGCGTCAATCCTAATATGGGTCTGGGTGATCTTTACAAAAAAATTGAGTCGCTGCCGGCGGCCAAGCGGGCCGAGATCGAAGCTGATATCGCCGCTGTGTACGGTAAGCGTCCGAAGCTGGCGATGGTTGATTCTGACAAGGGCATCACCAACCTGCACGTGCCCAACGATATCATTGTTGACGCATCCATGCCGGTTGTAGTGCGTGACGGTGGTAAGATGTGGGGCCCCGATGGCCAGCTGCATGACACCAAGGCAATGATTCCTGATCGCTGTTATGCTACGATGTATCGGGAAATCATTGAAGATTGCCAGAAGCATGGTGCCTTCAACCCGGCAACCATGGGTTCGGTGCCCAACGTTGGTCTGATGGCCCAGAAGGCTGAAGAGTACGGCTCGCATCCCACCACCTTTGAAATTCCCGCCGACGGTACGGTACGCGTCGTTACTGCCGACGGTACGGTGCTGATGGAGCACCAGGTGGAGGCGGGCGATATCTGGCGTATGTCCCGCGTGAAAGACATTCCGATCCAGGATTGGGTCAAGCTGGCTGTGAATCGTGCTCGGGCTACCGGCGCGCATGCCATTTTCTGGCTGGACAAGAGCAGGGCTCATGATGCGCAGGTTATCGCAAAGGTGGAAAATTATCTCAAGAATCACGATACCACGGGGCTTGAGATCAAAGTGCTCCCGCCGGTCGAAGCCATGCGTTACTCGCTGGAGCGTATCCGCAAGGGCCTGGATACCATTTCCGTAACCGGTAACGTTCTTCGGGACTACCTGACCGACCTCTTCCCCATCCTTGAGCTCGGTACCAGTGCCAAAATGCTTTCCATCGTCCCTCTGCTGGCAGGTGGCGGTCTGTTCGAGACCGGTGCCGGCGGCTCGGCTCCGAAACACGTTCAGCAGTTCGTCAAGGAGGGGTACCTGCGGTGGGATTCTCTTGGTGAATTCTCGGCCCTCGCCGCTTCTCTCGAGCATCTCGGCACCAGCTTCAAGAACGACAAGGCTCTCGTTCTGGCTGAAACTCTCGACCAGGCAATCGCCAAGTTCCTTGACAACAACAAGTCGCCTGCTCGCAAAGTCGGCCAGATCGACAACCGTGGAAGCCATTTCTACCTCGCCATGTACTGGGCTGAGGCTTTGGCCGCTCAGACCAAGGATGCGGAGCTCCAGGCTAAATTCGCTCCCATTGCGAAGCAGCTCCAAGAGAACGAGGCTAAAATCAACGAGGAACTGATCGGTGCCCAAGGTAAGCCGGTCGACATGGGTGGCTACTATCATCCGGATGCAGCGAAGGTTGCCAAGGCAATGCGCCCGAGCGCCGCTCTCAACGCGATTATCGACGCTATCTAG
- the mdh gene encoding malate dehydrogenase, whose product MARKKIALIGGGQIGGVLAQLCALRELGDVVLFDIVEGLPQGKCLDIAEASPVDGFDVCLKGTNSYEDIAGADVVIVTAGLPRKPGMSRDDLIEVNSKIMTSVAEGIKQYAPNSFVIVISNPLDAMVTLCQKVTGFPYNRVIGQAGVLDSARFATFIAWELGVSVKDVTAMTLGGHGDDMVPLVRYASVKGIPVMELLERKYGSKEKAKEVMDAMVNRTRLAGGEVVALLKTGSAFYSPASSAIAMAESILKDQKRVLPTCAYLQGEFGVNGYYVGVPCVLGEKGIENIIEFSLDAEEQAMMDKSVAAVKSLVDSLK is encoded by the coding sequence ATGGCACGTAAGAAGATTGCTCTCATTGGTGGTGGCCAGATCGGTGGTGTGCTTGCTCAACTCTGCGCTCTCCGTGAACTTGGCGACGTCGTCCTGTTCGATATCGTAGAAGGCCTTCCCCAGGGGAAATGCCTGGATATCGCCGAAGCTTCTCCTGTTGACGGCTTTGACGTCTGCCTGAAGGGTACCAACAGCTACGAGGATATCGCTGGCGCCGACGTTGTCATCGTGACTGCGGGCCTTCCCCGTAAGCCCGGCATGAGCCGTGACGACCTCATCGAGGTCAACTCCAAGATCATGACGTCGGTTGCCGAGGGGATCAAGCAGTACGCACCCAATTCCTTCGTGATTGTAATTTCCAACCCTCTGGACGCCATGGTTACCCTCTGCCAGAAGGTCACCGGTTTCCCCTACAACCGCGTCATCGGTCAGGCCGGAGTTCTCGACTCCGCCCGTTTTGCCACCTTCATCGCCTGGGAACTTGGCGTGTCCGTAAAGGACGTCACCGCCATGACTCTTGGCGGCCACGGCGACGACATGGTGCCGCTGGTTCGCTACGCCAGCGTCAAAGGTATCCCGGTCATGGAACTCCTTGAGCGCAAGTACGGCAGTAAGGAGAAGGCGAAGGAAGTCATGGACGCCATGGTCAACCGTACCCGTCTGGCGGGCGGCGAAGTCGTTGCCCTCCTCAAGACCGGTTCCGCCTTCTACAGCCCTGCGTCCAGCGCCATTGCCATGGCCGAGTCTATCCTCAAGGATCAGAAGCGGGTTCTTCCGACCTGTGCCTACCTCCAGGGAGAGTTCGGTGTCAACGGCTACTATGTGGGCGTACCCTGCGTGCTCGGCGAGAAGGGTATCGAGAATATCATTGAGTTCTCTCTCGACGCAGAAGAACAAGCGATGATGGACAAGTCGGTCGCAGCGGTAAAGAGCCTCGTCGACAGCCTCAAGTAA
- a CDS encoding 4Fe-4S binding protein, translating to MEKQLPTIEIIEKYCKGCHICVEFCPTKVLEMKGFVVAVKNLEACIKCMQCELRCPDFAIKVTP from the coding sequence ATGGAAAAACAGCTTCCAACGATTGAGATCATTGAGAAGTACTGCAAGGGGTGTCACATCTGTGTTGAGTTCTGCCCCACAAAGGTACTGGAGATGAAAGGGTTCGTCGTGGCGGTAAAGAACCTTGAAGCTTGCATCAAGTGCATGCAGTGCGAACTGCGGTGTCCCGATTTCGCCATTAAGGTGACCCCTTAA
- a CDS encoding 2-oxoacid:acceptor oxidoreductase subunit alpha has protein sequence MAKKVAFLQGNEAAAHGAIYAGCKFFGGYPITPSTEVAEVMSAELPKVGGKFIQMEDEIGAMAAIIGASLTGVKVLTATSGPGLSLKQENIGYACITEVPCVIVDVMRGGPSTGMPTGPSQSDIMCAKWGTHGDHATIALMPASVQECFEMTVKAFNLAEKYRVPVFVMPDEIVGHMRERIEFPEPGELEVIDRAAPTVPPEQYKPYDTQFGDVPPLAAFGSDYRFHVTGLNKMADGFPTTKAAIVQAEEERQVRKVEANKNEIMEWEEFMCEDADVIVVAFGSTSRSARFAVNEARKEGIKAGLFRLKTFWPFPEERMLELSKKVKAFITPEMSLGMCNGVVKGCIEGNAPVLGIYHVDGEPVNPGEILSKIKEVK, from the coding sequence GTGGCAAAAAAAGTAGCATTTTTACAGGGTAACGAAGCGGCCGCGCATGGCGCCATATACGCTGGGTGCAAATTCTTCGGTGGTTACCCGATCACTCCGTCGACCGAGGTCGCCGAGGTGATGTCGGCAGAACTTCCCAAGGTGGGTGGCAAGTTCATTCAGATGGAAGACGAAATCGGAGCCATGGCCGCCATCATCGGTGCCTCCTTGACCGGTGTCAAGGTCCTCACCGCAACTTCGGGCCCCGGACTTTCCCTCAAGCAGGAAAACATCGGTTATGCATGCATCACCGAAGTGCCCTGCGTTATTGTTGACGTAATGCGTGGCGGTCCTTCCACCGGTATGCCTACCGGTCCTTCCCAGTCGGACATCATGTGTGCCAAGTGGGGAACTCACGGAGACCATGCCACCATCGCGCTCATGCCCGCGTCGGTTCAGGAATGCTTTGAAATGACCGTCAAGGCGTTCAACCTTGCCGAGAAATACCGCGTACCCGTTTTCGTCATGCCCGACGAGATAGTTGGTCACATGCGCGAGCGTATTGAGTTCCCCGAACCGGGCGAACTGGAGGTGATCGATCGTGCTGCTCCGACCGTGCCGCCCGAGCAGTACAAGCCCTATGATACCCAGTTCGGCGATGTGCCTCCCCTTGCTGCGTTCGGGTCCGACTACCGTTTCCACGTGACCGGTCTCAACAAGATGGCGGATGGTTTCCCCACCACCAAGGCTGCAATCGTTCAGGCCGAGGAAGAGCGCCAGGTACGCAAGGTTGAAGCAAACAAGAACGAAATCATGGAATGGGAAGAGTTCATGTGTGAGGACGCCGACGTGATCGTCGTCGCCTTCGGCTCGACCTCCCGGTCCGCACGTTTTGCCGTGAACGAGGCCCGTAAGGAAGGCATCAAGGCGGGTCTTTTCCGTCTCAAGACCTTCTGGCCGTTCCCCGAGGAGCGGATGCTCGAACTTTCCAAAAAGGTAAAGGCCTTCATTACCCCCGAGATGAGCCTTGGTATGTGCAATGGCGTCGTCAAGGGGTGCATCGAAGGCAACGCTCCTGTCCTCGGTATTTATCACGTGGATGGCGAACCGGTAAATCCCGGCGAAATCCTCAGCAAGATTAAGGAGGTCAAGTAA
- a CDS encoding 2-oxoacid:ferredoxin oxidoreductase subunit beta, translated as MAFNYEKYIRPGKLPHIWCPGCGHGIVMKGLIRAMDTLGLEKNNTAIVSGIGCASRLPGYMDCCTLHTAHGRAAAFATGVKLSKPEMTVFCVGGDGDGVAIGGNHFIHACRRNIDMTYILMNNKIYGMTGGQFSPATPHMAKASTTPYGNPDPSFDIAKLAIGAGATFVARGTAFHANQIDKLIVEAVQHKGMSVVEILDDCPTCFGRRNKYRSVVEMMNHLKEVAVPVKAAEKMTPEQLQGKVLTGVLYKEDKPEYCEEYRKVIERAQGGAK; from the coding sequence ATGGCTTTCAATTATGAGAAATACATCCGTCCGGGGAAACTGCCTCATATCTGGTGCCCCGGCTGTGGTCACGGCATCGTCATGAAGGGTCTCATCAGGGCGATGGATACACTCGGTCTCGAGAAGAACAATACGGCGATCGTCTCCGGTATCGGTTGTGCCTCCCGTCTTCCCGGATACATGGACTGCTGCACCCTCCACACCGCACACGGTCGCGCTGCTGCGTTCGCCACCGGCGTAAAGCTGTCTAAGCCGGAAATGACAGTCTTCTGCGTCGGCGGTGATGGAGACGGCGTTGCTATCGGCGGCAACCACTTCATCCATGCCTGCCGTCGCAACATTGACATGACGTACATTTTGATGAACAACAAAATCTACGGCATGACCGGCGGGCAGTTCTCGCCGGCTACCCCGCACATGGCGAAAGCTTCCACCACCCCCTATGGCAACCCCGACCCGTCTTTCGACATCGCCAAGCTTGCCATTGGTGCCGGTGCAACCTTCGTGGCCCGTGGTACTGCGTTCCACGCCAACCAGATCGACAAGCTGATTGTCGAAGCCGTACAGCACAAGGGGATGTCGGTTGTTGAAATCCTTGACGACTGCCCCACCTGCTTCGGCCGTCGGAACAAGTACCGGTCGGTTGTCGAGATGATGAACCATCTCAAGGAAGTTGCCGTACCGGTCAAGGCCGCTGAGAAGATGACGCCCGAGCAGCTTCAGGGCAAGGTTCTCACGGGCGTTCTGTACAAGGAAGACAAACCCGAGTACTGCGAAGAGTATCGGAAAGTCATCGAGCGCGCCCAGGGCGGTGCCAAGTAA
- a CDS encoding 2-oxoacid:acceptor oxidoreductase family protein → MSGRYEIRFSGAGGQGLILAGVIMAEAASIYDGKQAVQSQSYGPEARGGASKSEVIISDGPVDYPKATQCDALLALTQEACDKYSADLKEGGVLLVDSDLVTKLPPGNYQTTAFNIINTAKNDVGREIVANIVALGAMVALTGVVSKEAAEKAVLSRVPEAFVELNRKAFQMGFEKALAAKK, encoded by the coding sequence ATGTCTGGAAGATATGAAATCAGGTTTTCCGGTGCCGGCGGCCAAGGGCTCATTCTTGCCGGGGTGATTATGGCCGAGGCGGCCTCCATCTACGACGGCAAGCAGGCTGTCCAGTCCCAGAGCTATGGCCCTGAGGCACGGGGAGGCGCTTCCAAGTCGGAAGTCATCATCTCGGATGGTCCGGTTGACTATCCGAAGGCTACGCAGTGCGATGCTCTGCTGGCTCTTACGCAAGAGGCATGCGACAAGTACTCCGCCGACCTGAAGGAGGGGGGAGTTCTGCTGGTTGATTCTGACCTCGTTACCAAGCTGCCGCCGGGCAACTACCAAACGACCGCGTTTAATATCATTAATACCGCAAAGAACGATGTCGGTCGTGAGATCGTTGCCAACATCGTTGCTCTTGGTGCCATGGTTGCCCTGACCGGCGTCGTGTCCAAGGAGGCGGCCGAGAAGGCGGTCCTTTCCCGTGTTCCCGAGGCTTTTGTGGAGCTGAACAGAAAAGCTTTCCAGATGGGTTTCGAGAAGGCATTGGCTGCAAAAAAATAG
- a CDS encoding HD-GYP domain-containing protein has protein sequence MTLELCRLSLQQTQELLRLTDATLKNICSRRFSGEELYSEAIRRVLGGGGKRGPESIFLLIDGIGGTSRGWIFQLQAGELVRSSDEILVDADSVYSLGRLGSEVLVSNWRESFESIERYQVIFHPDIVKHIAKPIRNFVACQISGESNGALLAFNYAGEATEYDGDVLRGLSVVIGSLVTLSVMVRETEHAFIYTIEALARACEAAEESTGDHIVRVNRYAGALAAHMDLSPDFVEVISYSAQMHDVGKIRVPTAILLKPGPLDEAEERVMRLHPEFGEQILGDSPRLSVAREIALSHHENWDGSGYPRGLQGEAIPLAGRIVKLADVYDALRSRRSYKKALSHAEARAVFLNGDERITPRSHFDPRVLETFFRIEPLFERIYQSSRNQQV, from the coding sequence ATGACGCTGGAGCTCTGCAGATTGTCGTTGCAGCAGACGCAGGAACTCCTGAGGCTCACTGATGCCACGCTCAAGAACATATGCTCTCGCAGGTTTTCCGGTGAGGAACTCTACTCCGAGGCGATACGGCGGGTTCTCGGTGGTGGCGGCAAGCGGGGACCGGAAAGTATTTTTCTCCTCATTGACGGCATTGGTGGTACGAGCAGAGGATGGATCTTTCAGCTCCAAGCAGGAGAGTTGGTAAGAAGTTCAGATGAAATTCTCGTAGATGCCGACTCGGTTTATTCACTGGGCCGCCTCGGTAGCGAGGTTCTCGTGTCGAACTGGCGTGAGAGCTTCGAGTCGATTGAGCGCTATCAGGTAATCTTTCATCCCGACATTGTCAAACATATAGCAAAGCCTATCAGGAACTTTGTCGCATGTCAGATCAGCGGCGAGAGTAATGGTGCGCTCCTTGCATTTAATTACGCTGGGGAAGCCACAGAGTACGACGGCGATGTGCTTCGCGGACTGTCGGTTGTCATTGGCTCCCTTGTCACGCTGTCGGTGATGGTTCGCGAAACCGAGCACGCCTTCATTTACACCATCGAGGCATTGGCCCGGGCGTGCGAGGCGGCCGAGGAGAGCACGGGTGATCATATTGTACGGGTAAATCGCTATGCCGGAGCCCTTGCCGCCCATATGGATCTCTCTCCCGACTTTGTCGAGGTGATTTCCTATTCAGCCCAGATGCACGACGTGGGGAAGATTCGGGTTCCGACGGCTATCCTCCTGAAGCCCGGCCCCCTTGATGAGGCTGAAGAACGGGTTATGCGCCTTCACCCGGAATTCGGGGAGCAGATTCTGGGTGATTCTCCCCGTCTGAGCGTGGCACGGGAGATTGCTCTGAGTCATCATGAGAATTGGGATGGAAGCGGGTATCCCCGAGGCTTGCAGGGTGAAGCCATTCCGCTGGCCGGTAGAATCGTGAAGCTTGCGGATGTCTATGATGCACTCCGTTCCAGGCGCAGTTATAAAAAGGCCTTGAGCCACGCAGAAGCGCGCGCTGTCTTCTTGAACGGCGATGAGCGGATCACGCCACGCAGTCATTTCGACCCTCGGGTTCTTGAGACGTTCTTTCGCATAGAGCCTCTCTTTGAGCGAATCTACCAGAGTTCGCGCAACCAGCAAGTATAG
- a CDS encoding PATAN domain-containing protein — translation MFLLPKGNPLYENIAASKVKIPDMFEKLKSSSFTGYLSFTFPSSIAIFFFEAGKLISAMLEHDGKRLTGFEAIAGVCTQIFGGGGALSVYKLSKDLTMCLHAMLHGDVLYQGQELKLIDIKGLLEKMKAQRLNGCLRIYTEDRTALIFYKEGAPLGFFHDGSHDIETSASESQKIAGLPGSKIDVLSTKSAEELMHYDLLEMVNIAKLWESTTARFSSEREKIRKEAEVVGQQHADDALKELEDDLKEVAMAYVGKMGASLVEKELNDRGGRRALTEGSQVGAFLAGVEKGAKLLTSISKTREMLETMKNEIAERTKSLL, via the coding sequence ATGTTTCTTCTTCCCAAAGGGAATCCGTTGTACGAGAACATTGCGGCGTCCAAGGTCAAGATCCCCGACATGTTTGAGAAGCTGAAAAGCAGCTCTTTCACCGGCTATCTCAGCTTTACGTTTCCTTCCTCTATTGCAATTTTCTTTTTTGAGGCCGGAAAGCTGATCAGTGCCATGCTGGAGCATGACGGAAAGAGGCTGACCGGCTTCGAAGCTATTGCCGGCGTATGTACCCAGATTTTTGGCGGCGGCGGTGCCTTGAGTGTGTACAAGCTTTCCAAAGATCTCACCATGTGTCTCCATGCGATGCTTCATGGCGATGTGCTGTACCAGGGGCAGGAACTCAAGCTGATCGACATCAAGGGCTTGCTCGAAAAGATGAAAGCTCAGCGCCTCAACGGCTGTTTGAGGATATATACCGAGGACCGGACAGCCCTTATCTTTTACAAGGAAGGGGCACCCCTCGGTTTTTTCCATGATGGTTCCCACGATATAGAGACATCTGCTTCTGAGTCCCAGAAAATTGCCGGCCTGCCCGGTTCCAAAATTGATGTTTTGTCGACCAAGAGTGCTGAAGAGCTCATGCATTACGACCTGTTGGAAATGGTCAACATCGCCAAGCTCTGGGAGTCGACCACGGCTCGCTTTTCCTCGGAGCGGGAAAAGATCCGGAAAGAAGCGGAGGTTGTTGGTCAGCAGCATGCAGATGACGCATTGAAGGAGCTTGAAGACGACCTCAAGGAAGTAGCCATGGCCTATGTCGGTAAAATGGGGGCTTCGCTCGTTGAGAAGGAACTGAATGACCGCGGTGGACGTCGTGCCCTCACAGAGGGTTCCCAGGTTGGTGCATTCCTTGCCGGTGTGGAGAAGGGGGCAAAGCTCCTGACCAGCATATCCAAAACCAGGGAGATGCTGGAGACCATGAAAAACGAGATCGCAGAACGGACGAAATCACTGCTGTGA
- a CDS encoding DedA family protein — MQEFLGQYLTTYGYGVLFVWTFLEGEAGLILAGFLAFQGYLDIGGVILTALGGAFAGDQFYFYLGRWKGPWLLKVFTLIARKFRKALRLIERYGTFVAFVSRYTYGFRIILPIILGMTTFPARRFLWLNLCSAFLWAVLFSLAGYFFGKSASLFVEDVSRYESHLLAILAGLVFCMWLFHFIHARMRRRPARERLRRMRQREFD; from the coding sequence GTGCAGGAATTCCTCGGCCAATATCTGACAACCTACGGTTACGGAGTGCTCTTTGTCTGGACCTTCCTTGAGGGCGAGGCAGGGCTCATTCTCGCGGGTTTTCTTGCGTTCCAGGGGTATCTGGATATCGGGGGGGTCATTCTGACCGCCCTTGGAGGTGCGTTTGCCGGGGATCAGTTCTACTTTTACCTGGGACGCTGGAAAGGGCCCTGGCTGCTGAAGGTGTTCACCCTTATCGCCCGCAAGTTCCGCAAGGCCCTCCGGCTTATCGAACGTTACGGCACCTTTGTTGCCTTTGTTTCGCGTTACACCTACGGTTTCAGAATCATCTTGCCGATAATTCTCGGCATGACCACGTTTCCCGCCCGGCGGTTCCTCTGGCTGAATCTCTGCAGTGCTTTTCTTTGGGCAGTGCTATTTTCACTGGCGGGTTACTTTTTCGGCAAAAGCGCTTCGCTCTTCGTAGAGGACGTGAGCCGGTACGAGTCGCATCTGCTGGCAATTCTTGCAGGGCTTGTCTTCTGCATGTGGCTGTTTCACTTTATCCATGCCCGCATGAGAAGGAGACCCGCCCGTGAACGGCTCAGGCGAATGAGGCAACGGGAGTTCGATTGA
- a CDS encoding RNA methyltransferase, whose protein sequence is MSDHEVTGGVSLKERVAIVLVEPQSPGNVGMVCRAMKNMGLGELRIVKGCRLDHPEALKFAVSARDLLERARVFESLEDALSDTELSVATTRRHGKYRQEIFSPKEIVSKFAANLAGNRAALVFGREDNGLTTDELSLCRWHATIPSSEEYGSLNLAQAVMVFCYELFTSLGSRTVGGEDRPLAGSAETEPLFEHMERTLMRIGYLNPQNPAHLMRSLRRIFARSELDSREVAILRGMMTQIDWAADQFKGKKGA, encoded by the coding sequence ATGTCGGATCATGAAGTGACCGGAGGCGTTTCCCTGAAGGAGCGGGTCGCCATAGTACTGGTGGAGCCGCAGAGCCCCGGCAATGTGGGGATGGTGTGTCGCGCCATGAAGAACATGGGGCTTGGCGAACTGCGAATCGTAAAGGGGTGCCGTCTCGATCACCCGGAAGCACTCAAGTTTGCCGTTTCCGCCCGTGATCTTCTTGAGAGGGCCAGAGTATTCGAGTCCCTTGAAGATGCCCTGTCTGATACGGAACTGTCCGTGGCCACGACCCGTCGCCACGGCAAATACCGCCAGGAGATCTTTTCACCGAAGGAGATCGTGTCGAAGTTTGCCGCCAATCTTGCAGGCAACCGCGCCGCCCTGGTCTTCGGCCGCGAAGATAACGGTTTGACCACCGATGAGCTTTCCCTGTGCCGCTGGCATGCCACGATCCCCTCGTCGGAGGAGTACGGTTCTTTGAATCTGGCCCAGGCAGTGATGGTGTTCTGTTACGAGCTGTTCACCTCCCTCGGCAGCCGGACAGTGGGCGGCGAAGATCGTCCCCTTGCGGGATCAGCCGAAACGGAGCCCCTCTTCGAGCATATGGAGCGCACCCTGATGCGTATCGGGTATCTCAATCCCCAGAATCCCGCCCATCTGATGCGTTCGCTGCGGCGCATCTTTGCACGCTCCGAGTTGGACAGCCGCGAGGTGGCCATCCTGCGCGGGATGATGACCCAGATCGATTGGGCCGCCGACCAGTTCAAGGGAAAGAAGGGAGCATGA
- a CDS encoding SemiSWEET family sugar transporter, with product MTITTLLGLLAGTLTSVAAIPQVVRAFRTKRVRDISIWQPLILVTGLFLWLGYGLLLRDLPLIVANIVSIICNSAVIVMKMSYGGDDNRPADDYPCE from the coding sequence ATGACCATCACGACCCTGCTCGGTCTTCTGGCGGGCACCCTTACGAGTGTGGCCGCCATCCCCCAGGTGGTCAGGGCCTTCAGAACCAAACGGGTACGCGACATTTCGATCTGGCAGCCCCTGATTCTCGTTACCGGACTGTTCCTCTGGCTCGGGTATGGTCTGCTCCTGCGCGATCTCCCGCTCATTGTCGCCAATATCGTTTCGATCATCTGCAACAGTGCGGTGATCGTTATGAAAATGAGCTATGGGGGGGATGACAACCGGCCGGCTGATGATTATCCTTGTGAGTGA
- a CDS encoding LemA family protein, protein MKRLVMVVTALLGLSLLSGCGYNVMQANEEAVFSAWGDVEAAYQRRADLIPNLVEVVKGYAKHEAETLTAVTEARAKVGSMQVTRDAVNNPETLAKFQQAQGELSSALSRLMVVVERYPDLKANQNFLDLQNQLEGTENRINVARTRYNKAVQDFNTSIRTFPNSLTNKLLLHLERKEPFKADEGAKAAPKVKF, encoded by the coding sequence ATGAAACGACTGGTGATGGTAGTGACAGCACTGCTCGGATTGTCGCTGCTTTCGGGCTGCGGCTACAACGTGATGCAAGCCAACGAAGAGGCGGTATTTTCCGCGTGGGGCGACGTAGAGGCGGCGTACCAGCGGCGGGCCGATCTCATTCCCAACTTGGTGGAGGTGGTCAAGGGGTACGCGAAGCATGAGGCTGAAACCCTGACGGCGGTAACCGAAGCCCGGGCCAAGGTCGGGTCAATGCAGGTGACCCGCGATGCCGTGAACAATCCGGAAACCCTGGCCAAGTTTCAACAGGCCCAAGGGGAACTCTCCAGCGCGCTCTCACGGCTCATGGTCGTGGTGGAACGATATCCGGATCTGAAGGCCAACCAGAACTTCCTCGATCTCCAGAACCAGTTGGAAGGGACCGAAAATCGGATCAATGTAGCCCGGACCCGTTACAACAAGGCGGTACAGGACTTCAATACCAGCATCAGAACCTTCCCCAACAGCCTTACGAACAAGCTGCTGCTTCACCTGGAACGCAAGGAACCGTTCAAGGCAGACGAAGGCGCCAAGGCCGCGCCTAAAGTGAAGTTTTGA